A DNA window from Vanessa cardui chromosome 16, ilVanCard2.1, whole genome shotgun sequence contains the following coding sequences:
- the LOC124536088 gene encoding vegetative cell wall protein gp1-like, translated as MSFLRLVISAIAIIASCEASGFGHYVPAVKSISVVRYAPFYSFPQGVRSIHAVAPVVRAFAPAVPVAPAPVLPAPAPVLPAPAPIFPAAHAFPAPTPVFRAPAPVFPAPAPIFRAPLYPAPLPAPVLAPAPAIAPAPVYPAYPRFAPVPALPAAPVFPRVLPALPSVPFSPIVRPVAPAVVQAPAPIFAQPPYAFAKAYPVPAHLHPAPLEKHLAWK; from the exons ATGTCTTTCCTCAGATTA GTCATTTCCGCTATTGCAATAATAGCAAGCTGTGAAGCTAGCGGGTTTGGACACTACGTACCGGCTGTAAAATCAATATCAGTAGTGCGTTATGCTCCGTTTTATAGTTTTCCACAAGGAGTCCGCTCAATACACGCAGTTGCTCCAGTAGTACGAGCCTTTGCTCCCGCAGTTCCCGTAGCACCAGCGCCAGTTTTACCAGCTCCTGCGCCTGTACTTCCAGCACCAGCACCAATATTTCCAGCAGCTCATGCTTTCCCGGCACCAACGCCTGTATTCCGAGCTCCAGCTCCTGTATTCCCAGCTCCAGCGCCGATTTTTAGAGCGCCACTATATCCTGCTCCTTTACCAGCACCGGTATTAGCACCTGCGCCAGCGATTGCCCCCGCGCCTGTTTATCCCGCATACCCACGTTTTGCACCTGTTCCCGCTTTACCTGCAGCTCCTGTATTCCCCAGAGTCTTACCTGCGCTACCATCAGTACCTTTCTCACCTATTGTTAGACCTGTAGCTCCAGCAGTAGTACAAGCACCAGCTCCAATTTTCGCCCAACCACCTTATGCTTTTGCAAAAGCTTATCCAGTTCCGGCTCATTTACACCCAGCTCCATTAGAAAAACATCTGGCATGGAAATGA
- the LOC124536092 gene encoding cuticle protein 16.5-like — protein MFGKIIFLATIAVAIAKPSLAPAALVAPAPLVAAAAPLVAAPAPVVTATSSQYISRNYNGFAAPLVASAPVVTSPYAFAAPYYAPAARFVAPAAPYVAASPYYAASAPLVALK, from the exons ATGTTCGGAAAG atcATCTTCCTTGCCACCATCGCTGTAGCGATTGCCAAACCTAGCCTGGCACCAGCTGCTTTAGTGGCGCCTGCGCCGTTAGTTGCCGCAGCCGCTCCTTTGGTTGCTGCGCCTGCTCCTGTGGTCACCGCGACTAGTTCTCAATACATTTCAAGAAATTACAATGGCTTTGCCGCTCCATTGGTCGCCTCCGCACCTGTGGTTACATCACCATACGCATTCGCTGCTCCTTACTACGCACCCGCAGCCAGATTTGTAGCTCCTGCAGCGCCTTATGTAGCAGCATCACCATACTACGCTGCTTCTGCCCCTTTGGTTGCCCTTAAGTGA
- the LOC124536082 gene encoding vegetative cell wall protein gp1-like, with amino-acid sequence MLVTVILLSITCGIVKSSGFHPVAPAGTAPVVTAASSQYFERTFNRLVAAPVQPFIPVAPAPPIPVAPAPQPIIPVLPLPPARPVIVDASRTTPAGNPTNQLPPQSAPSDPNVAIAVATAHAAAPVATILLPPYPFGLPPSFGFIPQSPQAPPQPTDNPKVNRESTTRRTTSTQVTTTESVQEATTPVPSNIDNSFAQALPSDQNVNFKQYLAPAPAQRPAPRPAPVPIPRPQKVKTNVEVVPVPLAYIAPPPLDLHHHHHHQHHHHHHQHQALKVVPHIHTFIPKTRIIIRPVTSPLRIRTVTTPAGFATYGPPRLVKRVVKRYPQNIKSRSRDTEPTTFRPVNLPFTKPPRV; translated from the exons ATGCTTGTGACG GTTATATTATTATCGATAACATGCGGTATAGTCAAAAGCTCTGGATTTCATCCGGTCGCTCCAGCTGGTACAGCGCCGGTAGTCACAGCTGCAAGTTCGCAGTATTTCGAAAGGACATTTAATCGCCTCGTTGCAGCACCAGTACAGCCATTTATTCCTGTAGCACCAGCGCCACCAATTCCAGTAGCACCCGCACCTCAACCTATTATACCAGTTTTACCTCTGCCACCCGCTCGACCAGTGATTGTAGATGCATCTAGGACCACACCTGCGGGTAATCCAACAAATCAGTTACCACCTCAAAGTGCTCCTTCGGATCCTAATGTGGCTATCGCAGTTGCAACCGCTCATGCTGCCGCTCCTGTCGCCACTATACTTCTGCCACCATATCCATTTGGATTACCACCCTCATTTGGATTTATACCACAATCACCACAGGCTCCACCACAACCGACAGACAATCCCAAAGTCAATAGGGAATCAACGACAAGAAGAACAACTTCAACACAAGTAACAACAACCGAAAGTGTGCAAGAAGCTACAACACCCGTACCATCAAATATAGACAATAGTTTTGCGCAGGCTCTACCTTCGGACCAGaatgttaatttcaaacaatatttaGCACCAGCACCTGCACAAAGACCTGCACCGAGACCTGCACCTGTACCGATTCCGAGACCTCAAAAGGTCAAAACTAATGTAGAAGTGGTGCCTGTTCCATTAGCATATATTGCTCCACCACCGCTTGATCtacatcaccatcatcatcaccagCATCACCATCATCACCATCAACATCAAGCGCTTAAAGTAGTTCCACATATTCATACGTTCATACCTAaaacaagaataataattaGGCCTGTCACTTCGCCTTTGCGGATAAGGACAGTTACAACGCCGGCAGGATTTGCTACATATGGACCACCTAGGTTGGTGAAAAGAGTGGTGAAGAGGTATCctcaaaatattaaatccaGATCACGAGACACTGAACCTACTACGTTCCGTCCCGTGAATCTGCCTTTTACCAAGCCACCCAGGGTATAA
- the LOC124536095 gene encoding cuticle protein 16.5-like, giving the protein MMKIIVLISALVAIAAAKPALVSAPLIAAPAPVVTATSSQYYHRINNGLAAYYAAPAAYVAAAAPYVASPYVAAASPYVAAASPYVAAPAVVAY; this is encoded by the exons ATGATGaaaatt ATCGTCCTCATCTCTGCGCTGGTCGCCATTGCTGCCGCCAAACCAGCTCTAGTCAGCGCCCCCCTCATCGCCGCTCCCGCACCCGTAGTGACTGCGACCAGCTCTCAATACTACCACCGCATCAACAACGGTTTAGCTGCCTACTACGCTGCTCCTGCTGCATACGTCGCTGCCGCTGCACCTTACGTAGCGTCTCCTTATGTAGCTGCAGCCTCCCCATATGTAGCTGCCGCTTCTCCTTACGTCGCTGCCCCAGCGGTCGTTGCCTATTAA
- the LOC124536380 gene encoding zinc finger MYM-type protein 1-like, with the protein MSSRSRDTGRHYASGSAKRKAKDEKKKKNEAVVSKTRKLAEYFNVQSDVAESIESKSENTEVASHCTYYDSGTTNVSDEATFSISDAVVEETAIPLNLDISHADQLTLTVRYVLPSGPVERFVKFLDMEGHTAEQLAQSLLDFLSESGIDIKDCRGQSYDNASNMSGKYTGLQARIKEINKYAEYIPCLAHSLNLVAKCAADCCTEALLFFDFIESLYTFFSASTYRWGRLTNALKDSASKIPILKRLSDTRWSARADATKALLCGFTTIKQVLEDIFNNVDQKAECRNKAYGLVSTMNKLETGIMTITWNGILERLQATSASLQSSDQDLNTGYALYESLYGYVQAMRSTFSDIEARAKDLTNCEEYQQQTSRRIKRNTKYDHFSGSTSLDDFVENQTPGQRFEFEVFIVIIDNVLSALTKRMKAYHKITSVFEVFRQIKSLTTDKILEKSSRMVSAYEDDLENSLGGELVQFAELLKTDVATVIDSKKQEPLELQFYKLLLNNSLESCFPNLEIALRIYLSLMITNCSGERSFSTLKRIKNELRNTMGQERLNHLTLLNIEHDLLKEVDIESQTKGPLTEFATGPALA; encoded by the exons ATGAGCAGCAGATCTAGAGATACTGGTCGGCACTACGCTTCTGGAAGTGCTAAGCGTAAAGCAAaagatgaaaagaaaaaaaagaacgaaGCTGTTGTATCAAAAACACGTAAGCTGGCCGAGTATTTTAATGTTCAGAGTGATGTTGCTGAATCTATAGAAAGTAAATCAGAAAATACAGAGGTTGCATCTCATTGTACATATTATGATAGTGGTACTACTAACGTTTCTGATGAAGCTACATTTTCTATAAGTGATGCTGTAGTTGAAGAGACAGCAATTCCTCTTAATTTAG ATATATCGCATGCAGACCAACTGACTCTGACAGTACGCTATGTTCTGCCATCTGGACCAGTGGAAAGATTTGTTAAGTTCTTGGACATGGAAGGTCATACTGCTGAACAACTCGCTCAAAGTTTACTAGATTTCTTGAGTGAGAGTGGCATTGATATCAAAGATTGTCGTGGGCAAAGCTACGATAATGCCAGCAACATGAGTGGGAAATACACCGGTTTACAGGCCCgaattaaggaaataaataagtacGCAGAATACATTCCCTGCCTTGCacattcattaaatttggttgCTAAGTGCGCTGCAGACTGCTGTACAGAAGCATTACTTTTCTTCGATTTCATTGAAAGCctctatacatttttttccgCTTCTACCTACCGATGGGGTCGTCTTACGAATGCACTTAAAGATTCCGCTTCGAAAATTCCGATTTTGAAACGGTTATCAGACACTAGGTGGTCAGCCCGAGCTGATGCTACGAAGGCACTTTTATGTGGTTTTACCACTATTAAGCAAGTATTGGAAGACATTTTCAATAACGTGGATCAGAAAGCGGAGTGCCGTAATAAAGCTTATGGACTAGTTTCAACGATGAATAAGTTAGAAACAGGAATAATGACAATTACTTGGAACGGAATCCTAGAACGCTTGCAAGCGACTAGTGCTTCGCTACAATCGTCTGATCAAGATCTTAATACGGGATACGCCCTTTATGAATCATTATATGGCTACGTCCAAGCAATGCGATCCACATTTTCAGATATTGAGGCAAGAGCCAAAGATTTGACTAACTGTGAAGAATACCAGCAACAGACATCACGACGAATCAAGCGAAATACAAAGTACGACCATTTCAGCGGCTCTACTTCACTCGACGACTTTGTTGAAAATCAAACACCTGGACAACGTTTCGAATTTGAGGTGTTTATTGTCATAATTGATAACGTACTGTCTGCTTTAACTAAACGTATGAAAGCATATCATAAAATTACTAGTGTTTTTGAAGTATTTCGACAGATAAAATCTCTTACAACAGATAAGATTTTGGAAAAATCGTCAAGGATGGTCAGTGCTTACGAAGATGATTTGGAGAACAGCCTAGGCGGCGAATTAGTGCAGTTCGCAGAGCTGCTGAAAACAGATGTGGCTACTGTAATTGACAGCAAGAAACAGGAGCCTCTGGAACTgcaattttataaacttttattaaataattctttagaaTCGTGTTTCCCAAACTTAGAAATTGCCTTGCGCATTTACTTATCTCTCATGATCACTAACTGCAGTGGCGAACGTTCTTTTTCAACGTTGAAacgaattaaaaatgaattaaggaACACTATGGGCCAAGAACGTCTTAATCATCTCACGTTGTTGAATATAGAGCATGACTTGCTTAAAGAAGTCGATATTGAAAGT CAAACCAAGGGCCCCTTGACAGAATTTGCTACAGGCCCCGCGCTGGCTTAA
- the LOC124536348 gene encoding vitelline membrane protein Vm26Ab-like, translating into MFKLFIFACFLAVAAAKPGVLPLAYTAPFTAAYTAPVAAAYTAPVAAAYTAPVAYSAYSAYTAPVAAYSAYTYASPYSAYYLRR; encoded by the exons ATGTTCAAACTC TTCATCTTCGCCTGCTTCCTCGCCGTCGCCGCCGCCAAGCCCGGTGTCTTACCGCTGGCATACACCGCTCCCTTCACGGCAGCGTACACAGCCCCCGTGGCGGCAGCGTACACCGCTCCAGTGGCTGCGGCGTACACCGCTCCAGTGGCCTACTCTGCGTACTCGGCTTACACCGCCCCAGTGGCCGCTTACTCCGCCTACACTTACGCGTCTCCTTACTCCGCCTACTACCTGCGCCGTTAA